A stretch of Leptospira andrefontaineae DNA encodes these proteins:
- the purU gene encoding formyltetrahydrofolate deformylase codes for MNSGPNLKKNRILLIRCKDEAGLIHRITGFLAKIGANIVGNQEFVEPLEKVFFMRTEYSLEDGNKEEGLISELAKILPKDAELTLSNPRFPKVVLLATKEPHCLGDILLRWRYGELPMELLGVVSNHRILEDLVRDFKLPFHCISSEGMSREDHENQLDSYLKELQPDWIVLAKYMRILTPEFVKKWEHRILNIHHSFLPAFVGAKPYEQAYKRGVKIIGGTAHIVTENLDEGPILVQDVCHVDHGYSPERLVLYGRDLEKVVLSKALRLLLEDRVMIFQNRTIIFE; via the coding sequence TTGAACTCAGGACCCAATCTGAAAAAGAACAGAATACTTCTAATCCGTTGCAAAGACGAAGCAGGGCTGATCCATAGGATCACAGGATTTTTGGCAAAAATAGGCGCCAATATTGTCGGTAACCAGGAGTTCGTTGAACCATTAGAGAAGGTATTCTTTATGAGAACTGAATATTCTCTCGAGGACGGTAATAAAGAAGAAGGCCTAATCTCCGAACTCGCAAAGATCTTACCAAAAGATGCAGAGCTTACTCTATCTAATCCAAGATTCCCAAAGGTGGTTTTACTCGCCACAAAAGAGCCTCATTGTTTGGGAGATATCCTTCTTCGTTGGAGATATGGAGAATTACCCATGGAACTTTTGGGTGTAGTTTCCAATCACAGGATTTTAGAGGACTTGGTCCGAGATTTTAAACTTCCTTTTCATTGTATTTCCAGTGAAGGAATGAGCAGAGAAGACCATGAAAACCAATTGGATTCATATTTGAAGGAACTCCAACCCGATTGGATCGTACTCGCAAAGTATATGAGGATACTCACTCCCGAATTCGTAAAAAAATGGGAGCATCGTATATTAAATATCCATCATTCATTTTTACCTGCGTTCGTGGGTGCAAAACCTTATGAGCAGGCGTATAAACGTGGAGTCAAGATCATAGGTGGAACAGCTCATATTGTGACTGAAAATCTGGACGAGGGGCCTATCCTGGTCCAGGATGTTTGTCATGTGGATCATGGTTATTCTCCTGAACGTTTGGTTTTATATGGAAGGGATTTGGAGAAGGTAGTTTTGTCCAAGGCTCTCCGCCTACTTTTGGAAGATAGGGTGATGATCTTCCAGAACAGGACGATTATTTTCGAGTAA
- a CDS encoding SLC13 family permease encodes MKLKYIGFIFSILVACIPPLFSFYGYVPSSVGAMFFIFLIAAGLWIFEIIPGHATSILIIFSEIIIFSNPGKWEFLKQYAGPGKPTPPAVFLASLADSAVVLFLGSFALAKSCVKVGVDRWLANRVLPYFGTSPKYVLLGLMCITATISLWMSNTATASLMIALVFPLLMVLDKDEKFRKAVLIGIPFAANLGGIGTPIGSPPNVIAFANLKNQGYGDFISFGTWMLIAVPLLIILLFAAWFWLLRAFPATEGLTLSLRYETISEEGSEKKLRFVLFGFLATVLLWLTESFHGIPAGVIALFPLLLFTSFGILESNDLRSLEWDVLILVAGGIALGTGIEKSGAGIWFGELIGKQAGPGESLWVLGIFFSIGLFLSTFLSNTATANLLVPLALPVAALLLPGNESYAIQLVLGSALGASLAMSLPVSTPPNAVAYAVGGFEIKDMAKVGVRIGLLGLVLVLLGFLSF; translated from the coding sequence ATGAAATTAAAATATATCGGCTTTATTTTTTCTATACTAGTAGCTTGTATTCCCCCGTTATTCTCATTCTACGGATATGTTCCTTCTTCTGTCGGAGCGATGTTTTTTATATTTCTGATCGCTGCTGGATTATGGATTTTTGAAATTATTCCAGGTCATGCTACTTCTATTCTGATCATATTTTCAGAGATCATTATTTTTTCCAATCCGGGCAAATGGGAATTTTTAAAACAATATGCCGGACCGGGAAAACCAACTCCTCCTGCGGTATTCTTAGCATCCCTCGCCGATTCCGCAGTCGTTCTTTTTTTAGGAAGTTTTGCTTTAGCCAAGTCTTGTGTAAAAGTAGGAGTGGATCGTTGGTTGGCAAATCGTGTTCTTCCTTATTTCGGAACTTCTCCCAAATATGTTTTATTAGGGTTAATGTGTATCACTGCAACCATCTCTCTTTGGATGAGTAATACTGCCACAGCGTCTTTGATGATTGCGTTAGTGTTTCCTTTGCTCATGGTTTTGGATAAGGACGAAAAATTTAGAAAAGCAGTTCTGATCGGAATTCCATTTGCCGCAAATTTGGGAGGGATAGGAACTCCGATCGGTTCTCCTCCGAATGTGATCGCATTTGCAAATTTGAAAAACCAGGGATATGGAGATTTTATTTCATTTGGGACATGGATGCTCATTGCAGTTCCACTTTTGATAATTTTACTATTCGCCGCATGGTTTTGGCTTCTTCGTGCATTTCCCGCAACTGAAGGTTTAACACTTTCTCTTCGTTATGAAACTATCTCGGAAGAAGGTTCCGAGAAAAAGTTGAGATTCGTTTTGTTCGGATTTTTGGCAACGGTCCTTCTATGGTTGACTGAATCTTTTCATGGAATTCCTGCTGGAGTAATCGCATTATTCCCACTTCTTCTTTTTACTTCGTTCGGAATATTAGAATCCAATGATTTACGTTCTTTGGAATGGGATGTTCTTATTTTAGTCGCAGGCGGGATCGCTCTCGGAACCGGGATAGAAAAAAGTGGGGCAGGGATCTGGTTCGGAGAGTTGATCGGTAAACAAGCTGGTCCTGGCGAAAGTCTTTGGGTACTTGGGATCTTTTTTTCGATTGGACTTTTTCTTTCTACATTCTTATCCAATACAGCTACTGCAAATCTTTTGGTTCCTTTGGCACTTCCTGTCGCTGCACTTTTACTTCCTGGCAATGAATCTTATGCGATCCAGCTGGTTTTAGGATCTGCGTTAGGTGCTTCTTTGGCAATGTCCTTACCTGTATCCACTCCTCCGAATGCGGTAGCTTATGCTGTGGGAGGTTTTGAGATAAAGGATATGGCCAAAGTAGGTGTGAGGATCGGACTCTTGGGATTGGTCCTTGTTCTTTTAGGATTCTTGAGTTTCTAA
- a CDS encoding SCO family protein has product MKKKPSSRFASEAPVAEWKTSILKDTEGKSVRPAELPGNLFVVYFGFSHCPDMCPMALNDIENAFISLKDDSKDITPIFITIDPERDTPEVLRKYISHFPGKELIALTGGKDQIGELQKGFGVFSQKTQVPQGNGEYGMDHTLFIYLVDRTGNILRAYPTGIKGEELAKEIRELL; this is encoded by the coding sequence ATGAAGAAGAAACCTTCTTCTCGATTCGCATCCGAGGCTCCTGTTGCGGAATGGAAAACTTCTATCCTAAAAGATACTGAAGGGAAATCCGTTCGCCCTGCGGAATTACCTGGGAATTTGTTCGTAGTGTATTTCGGATTTTCTCATTGTCCTGATATGTGTCCGATGGCATTAAACGATATAGAAAATGCATTTATATCCTTAAAAGATGATTCTAAAGATATCACTCCTATATTTATCACAATCGATCCTGAAAGAGATACTCCTGAAGTATTGAGAAAGTATATCTCCCATTTTCCTGGAAAAGAACTCATTGCTTTAACTGGCGGAAAGGATCAGATCGGTGAATTGCAGAAAGGATTTGGAGTATTTTCTCAAAAGACCCAGGTCCCCCAAGGAAATGGAGAATATGGGATGGACCATACTCTTTTTATCTATTTAGTGGATAGAACTGGAAATATACTAAGAGCTTATCCCACAGGAATCAAAGGAGAAGAACTGGCGAAGGAGATCAGGGAGTTATTATAA
- a CDS encoding RluA family pseudouridine synthase has translation MFLASRFTYQSRSNWRKILEEGKILVQGKVAKPSYSIKEGDEILYLPGESFEPSVQTDFRILFEDSRYIAVDKPGDIPIHSAGRYRKNNLTDLIQEDPRFEKIYTIHRLDRETSGVVVFGKDSEAASKLADLFSKRKINKTYISYVWGNFPVSVSAKGYLISDPSSSIRKKRKFVSEDSFRKLETQEENPETCETNFRKIGEGTFQGMTFSKVYCFPKTGRLHQIRATLYSLGFPLLGDKIYGKDEDTFLEFIEGKDPDLITKLGMNRQALHSSSLKFIHPFTGIKTKIRSNLPQDFPE, from the coding sequence CCAGATCCAATTGGAGAAAAATATTAGAGGAAGGTAAAATACTCGTACAAGGAAAAGTTGCGAAACCTTCTTACTCCATCAAAGAAGGAGATGAGATACTTTATCTTCCTGGAGAAAGTTTTGAGCCTTCTGTTCAAACTGATTTCAGGATTTTATTCGAAGATTCCAGATATATCGCAGTAGATAAGCCTGGAGATATCCCGATTCATAGCGCAGGAAGATATAGAAAAAATAATCTCACAGATCTGATCCAAGAAGATCCTCGTTTCGAAAAAATTTACACAATCCATAGATTGGATAGAGAGACTTCCGGGGTTGTGGTTTTTGGAAAAGATTCGGAAGCCGCTTCCAAATTGGCGGATCTATTCTCCAAAAGAAAAATAAACAAAACCTATATTTCCTACGTTTGGGGAAATTTCCCGGTATCCGTTAGCGCAAAAGGGTATTTGATATCGGATCCTTCTTCTTCGATCCGTAAAAAAAGAAAATTTGTCTCCGAGGATTCGTTTCGAAAATTAGAAACTCAAGAAGAAAATCCGGAAACCTGCGAAACTAATTTTAGAAAAATTGGAGAAGGTACGTTTCAGGGAATGACTTTTTCTAAAGTGTATTGTTTCCCAAAAACCGGGAGACTTCATCAAATACGGGCCACGTTGTATTCATTAGGATTTCCTTTACTCGGAGATAAAATTTATGGAAAGGATGAGGATACATTTCTGGAATTTATAGAAGGAAAAGATCCGGATCTGATCACAAAACTTGGGATGAATAGACAGGCCCTACATTCCAGTTCCTTAAAGTTCATTCATCCATTTACCGGTATAAAAACCAAGATCAGATCTAATTTACCTCAGGACTTTCCAGAATGA
- a CDS encoding Hsp20/alpha crystallin family protein, which translates to MRTPNFFSEVRRIQNRFHNLFDPVSEGGQVYPALNVYTDQDKITVTAEVPGLSPEDLDITVAHNLLTISGEWKEYTQDKPRRIERARGKFQRRLELPVAVDSEKVEATVKEGVLTLVLPILESEKPRKIRIEAKA; encoded by the coding sequence ATGAGAACCCCAAATTTTTTTAGCGAAGTCAGAAGAATTCAAAATAGATTCCATAATTTATTCGATCCAGTCTCGGAAGGCGGACAGGTATATCCTGCTCTGAATGTATACACAGACCAAGACAAGATCACTGTTACCGCGGAGGTTCCGGGCCTTTCCCCAGAAGACTTGGACATCACCGTGGCTCATAACCTTCTCACCATCTCAGGTGAATGGAAGGAATACACACAAGATAAACCTCGTAGGATAGAAAGAGCCAGAGGCAAATTCCAACGTAGATTAGAACTGCCAGTTGCAGTAGATTCAGAAAAGGTAGAAGCAACCGTGAAAGAGGGAGTTTTAACTTTAGTCCTTCCGATCCTTGAGAGCGAAAAACCTAGAAAGATCCGCATCGAAGCAAAAGCATAA
- a CDS encoding PLDc N-terminal domain-containing protein: METAQFYDPGFFTLLFNFYGYYIFYILFALWAPLALIDLSKRDDVDPKKGSLWTAAIILVPLFGAGAYHIVGGSKIPSWAKNSLVYGGIGLLVLTLLISTIARF; this comes from the coding sequence ATGGAAACTGCTCAATTTTACGATCCAGGATTTTTTACCTTACTTTTCAACTTTTACGGATACTACATTTTCTACATTTTATTCGCTCTTTGGGCTCCTTTAGCCCTGATCGATTTGTCTAAAAGAGACGATGTGGATCCTAAAAAAGGAAGTTTATGGACTGCGGCGATTATTCTTGTCCCTCTCTTCGGGGCAGGAGCCTATCATATAGTGGGCGGTTCTAAGATCCCATCTTGGGCAAAGAATAGTCTTGTGTATGGCGGGATCGGACTTCTGGTTTTAACACTTCTGATCTCCACGATCGCAAGATTCTAA
- a CDS encoding Hsp20/alpha crystallin family protein translates to MSVSELLKTEDKVAAEQEKAQRPRPTYTPSTDLYSNEEEHLLVLDLPGVKESDLEISLEKDELKIFAKTNISEPKGSLRYSEYGTGDYKRTFLISEPVEEDKISAVLKNGVLQLKLPRKKPSSKKIEVKTN, encoded by the coding sequence ATGAGCGTATCAGAATTACTAAAAACAGAAGATAAAGTAGCAGCCGAACAAGAGAAGGCTCAGAGGCCAAGACCAACCTACACTCCTTCTACGGATCTTTACTCTAATGAAGAAGAACATCTTCTCGTTCTGGATCTTCCTGGCGTAAAAGAATCCGATCTTGAAATTTCTTTGGAGAAGGACGAGCTTAAGATCTTTGCAAAAACTAATATCTCTGAACCAAAAGGAAGTTTAAGATATTCGGAATACGGAACCGGAGATTATAAAAGGACCTTCCTTATATCCGAACCTGTGGAAGAAGATAAAATTTCCGCAGTTCTCAAAAACGGGGTCCTACAACTCAAACTTCCTAGGAAAAAACCTTCGAGCAAAAAGATAGAGGTCAAGACTAACTAA
- a CDS encoding DMT family protein, translating into MRTFLLLTLSNLFMTFAWYGHLKFFKDFPIWKTILISWGIAFLEYCLMVPANRIGYAEDGLSGFQLKILQEVITITIFVGFAILVLKEKMKWNHAVSFFLVILAVVFAFYDKE; encoded by the coding sequence ATGAGGACTTTTCTATTACTCACTCTTTCCAATTTATTCATGACCTTTGCCTGGTACGGTCATCTGAAGTTTTTCAAGGACTTCCCCATTTGGAAAACGATCCTGATATCTTGGGGGATTGCGTTTTTAGAATATTGTCTTATGGTTCCAGCGAATCGGATCGGATATGCAGAAGACGGATTAAGCGGATTCCAACTTAAGATCTTACAAGAAGTGATTACGATCACTATTTTTGTGGGATTTGCAATTTTGGTTTTAAAAGAAAAAATGAAATGGAATCACGCAGTTAGTTTCTTCCTCGTGATCCTTGCCGTCGTATTCGCTTTTTATGATAAAGAATGA
- the nhaC gene encoding Na+/H+ antiporter NhaC, with translation MNEKPGFWISLFPLGFLILSLSTAGYLFGSGIAEGPAQILLFSAGAISAGISRLRGISWEKIEDTVLDSLRNVLQPILILLLIGALIGIWIRSGIVPALIVWGLELLKPEIFLPSALILSSVVSLATGSSWSTAGTIGVALIGVGAGLGKPLGMVAGAVVSGAYFGDKLSPFSETTNLASSITGVSLLSHIRNMARTTLPAFGFCLLAFGFLGWGGSHGETETTTGPVISALKSEFQISWVLLLPPLLTFFLIYFRVSAIPSIFIGILSGGVCFVLTQSNIYANSLNFQDAASSAFKNLVSAASEGTKVKTGHTVVDGLLSRGGMSSMLSTVWLIISAMFYAGIMEGGGMTQVLAEKVLNWAKARGSLFAATVFTCVGTNLFCADQYLAIVVPGKMFKEAYSRKGLDPRNLSRCLEDSGTMTSALVPWNSCGSFMATALGVPTLVYLPYAFLNLLSPLFSLVTGWTGWGLAGKDPESKKDLS, from the coding sequence ATGAACGAAAAACCGGGATTCTGGATCTCCTTATTTCCTCTTGGATTTTTGATACTCTCTTTGAGTACTGCGGGATATTTATTCGGAAGTGGTATCGCCGAAGGTCCTGCTCAAATTTTATTATTTAGCGCAGGTGCGATCTCTGCAGGAATTTCCAGACTCAGAGGAATTTCTTGGGAAAAGATAGAAGATACAGTTTTAGATTCTCTCCGAAATGTTTTGCAACCCATACTCATTTTACTTTTGATAGGAGCATTGATTGGAATTTGGATCCGTTCCGGAATAGTTCCTGCATTAATAGTCTGGGGATTGGAATTATTAAAACCTGAGATATTTTTACCATCTGCTTTGATCTTATCCTCCGTTGTTTCTTTGGCTACCGGAAGTTCTTGGTCCACTGCAGGAACTATCGGTGTCGCATTGATCGGAGTGGGAGCGGGACTTGGAAAACCTTTGGGAATGGTAGCAGGAGCAGTTGTTTCGGGGGCCTACTTTGGAGATAAACTTTCTCCCTTTTCGGAAACTACAAATCTTGCATCTTCCATCACTGGGGTTTCACTTCTATCACATATACGTAATATGGCCAGGACCACTTTGCCTGCTTTCGGGTTTTGTCTTTTGGCATTCGGATTTTTAGGCTGGGGCGGAAGCCATGGAGAAACAGAAACTACAACCGGACCCGTGATCTCTGCATTAAAATCAGAATTCCAAATTTCTTGGGTTCTGCTACTTCCGCCACTTCTAACATTCTTCCTTATCTATTTTAGGGTTTCCGCTATTCCTTCTATTTTCATTGGGATCTTGAGCGGCGGAGTTTGTTTTGTTCTTACCCAGTCCAATATATATGCAAATTCTTTAAACTTCCAGGATGCTGCTTCTTCTGCCTTTAAAAATTTGGTCTCGGCCGCCTCCGAAGGAACAAAGGTCAAGACTGGACATACGGTTGTAGATGGATTATTGTCCAGAGGTGGAATGTCTTCCATGCTTTCTACAGTTTGGCTGATCATCTCGGCTATGTTTTATGCCGGGATTATGGAAGGAGGTGGAATGACCCAAGTTTTGGCGGAGAAGGTCTTAAATTGGGCCAAGGCGAGGGGTTCCTTGTTTGCGGCTACAGTATTCACCTGTGTCGGAACCAATCTATTTTGCGCGGACCAATATCTTGCGATCGTAGTACCTGGTAAAATGTTCAAAGAAGCTTACTCCAGAAAAGGATTAGATCCTAGAAATCTTTCCCGCTGTTTAGAAGACTCTGGAACAATGACTTCTGCTTTAGTCCCTTGGAATTCCTGCGGTTCCTTTATGGCTACGGCATTAGGAGTTCCTACACTTGTGTATCTTCCTTATGCATTCTTAAATTTACTTTCTCCTTTGTTTTCTTTGGTCACAGGATGGACCGGTTGGGGACTGGCAGGAAAAGATCCTGAATCTAAAAAAGATCTATCCTGA
- a CDS encoding right-handed parallel beta-helix repeat-containing protein — translation MPKFHFKERYIPVIGLLVLGILMGAFASSCSGKEGETTEGFAHVVMVDNAFSPPMQKIPVGGQIEFINSGANPHNAIAVDKSWSTEKSFGNIVMPRGAKVKISYPKEGVFPYYCSFHASPDGKSGMVADIVVGNAAYNPAARAGKDWKVAEKFSGTTRKVPQMYPTIQNAVDAASPGDLILIDEGVYYEEVVVTTPSLILRGTDRNKVILDGQFQRANGVIVVGANGVAVENMTARNATLNGFFWTGVKGYRGSYLTAYNNGDYGIYAFDSVNGVLEHSYASGSPDAGIYVGQCYPCKAILYDVISENSALGYSGTNAGGELYIISSIWRNNIVGLGPNSLDRELLPPERETYIIGNLIYDNNNLTAPIKPLEYPTYGTGILIAGGLHNVIKNNVVIGHDNHGIAIFPNLDENFWFSHRNIVEGNIVHSSGFGDLTLAGPISIGNCFSNNKFQTSVPPLLEKTNSCGSGIRFPMGGEIFTAYNALSLMVDATHGIYPSGDWKNQPVPAPQANIPGGVSAPIKPAIHPFEDFGLDLDKVKLPEEAAKILAERKPKFGDVLGGFSVPKPLDFQIVIFRWFGYLLPLLLYVCLVSLSVYDLVSKSEISPGKYVWLAFVSLVPYIGGGAYLLSGKSSYPKYLRFTLVFAGFGASLAFILYLGFTIVGNVGAG, via the coding sequence ATGCCTAAATTCCATTTTAAAGAAAGGTACATTCCCGTTATAGGACTTTTGGTCCTGGGAATTTTGATGGGAGCCTTCGCTTCTTCTTGCAGCGGCAAAGAGGGAGAGACAACGGAAGGTTTTGCCCATGTGGTAATGGTGGATAATGCATTTTCTCCCCCTATGCAAAAGATCCCAGTCGGTGGTCAGATCGAATTTATAAATTCAGGGGCTAACCCTCATAATGCGATCGCAGTGGATAAGTCTTGGTCTACCGAAAAAAGTTTCGGTAATATCGTGATGCCAAGAGGCGCCAAGGTAAAGATCAGTTATCCGAAAGAGGGAGTGTTTCCTTATTACTGTAGTTTCCACGCTTCTCCTGATGGAAAAAGTGGAATGGTTGCGGATATAGTAGTAGGAAATGCCGCTTACAATCCTGCAGCAAGAGCAGGTAAGGATTGGAAGGTCGCTGAAAAATTTTCAGGAACCACTCGTAAGGTTCCTCAAATGTATCCTACTATCCAAAACGCAGTGGATGCTGCTTCTCCAGGAGATCTTATCCTGATCGACGAAGGTGTATATTACGAAGAAGTTGTGGTTACTACACCTTCCCTTATCTTAAGAGGAACAGATAGAAACAAAGTAATCTTAGACGGTCAATTCCAAAGAGCGAACGGCGTGATCGTGGTAGGAGCAAACGGTGTTGCAGTAGAGAATATGACTGCAAGGAACGCAACTTTAAACGGATTCTTTTGGACCGGTGTAAAAGGATATAGAGGTTCTTATCTCACAGCTTATAATAATGGTGACTACGGCATTTATGCTTTCGATTCAGTGAACGGAGTATTAGAACATTCTTATGCTTCCGGATCTCCTGATGCTGGTATTTATGTAGGCCAATGTTATCCTTGTAAAGCCATCCTTTACGATGTTATCTCTGAGAATAGCGCTCTCGGTTATTCCGGAACGAATGCTGGAGGAGAATTATATATTATTAGTTCCATCTGGAGAAATAATATCGTAGGTTTGGGACCTAATTCCTTAGATAGGGAACTTCTTCCTCCGGAAAGAGAGACTTATATTATCGGGAATTTAATCTATGATAATAATAACCTGACCGCTCCAATCAAACCTCTGGAATATCCTACTTACGGAACAGGGATCTTGATCGCAGGCGGTTTACATAATGTGATCAAAAATAACGTTGTGATCGGACATGATAATCACGGGATTGCGATCTTCCCGAATCTAGATGAGAATTTCTGGTTCTCTCATAGAAATATTGTGGAAGGAAACATTGTACATTCTTCCGGTTTTGGAGACTTGACTCTTGCGGGGCCGATTAGTATTGGAAACTGTTTCTCTAATAATAAATTCCAAACATCCGTTCCTCCGTTATTAGAAAAAACGAATTCTTGCGGTTCAGGGATCAGATTCCCAATGGGCGGAGAAATTTTCACTGCATATAATGCACTTTCTTTAATGGTGGATGCGACTCACGGAATTTATCCGAGCGGAGATTGGAAGAACCAACCGGTTCCTGCTCCTCAAGCAAATATTCCTGGTGGAGTTTCTGCTCCAATCAAACCTGCTATTCATCCTTTCGAAGATTTCGGTTTGGATTTGGATAAGGTAAAACTTCCGGAAGAAGCGGCTAAGATCCTCGCAGAAAGAAAACCTAAGTTCGGAGACGTCCTTGGCGGATTCTCAGTGCCTAAACCTTTGGATTTCCAAATTGTGATCTTCCGTTGGTTCGGATATTTGCTTCCACTTCTTCTTTACGTATGTTTGGTCAGCTTAAGTGTTTATGATCTGGTTTCTAAATCGGAAATTAGCCCTGGCAAATACGTATGGTTAGCGTTCGTTTCCTTAGTGCCTTATATCGGAGGAGGAGCTTATCTTCTCTCTGGAAAATCTTCTTATCCTAAATACTTGAGATTCACTCTTGTGTTTGCCGGATTTGGAGCTTCTCTTGCCTTCATTCTCTACCTTGGGTTTACCATTGTGGGGAACGTGGGAGCGGGTTGA
- a CDS encoding multicopper oxidase domain-containing protein gives MNRKDFLRWLGIGGAGLAAGTGIAGITSGKKEDPLCRTGSSVPGQVSSAPNPSIRLPGSIGGNSYGSMIHPPMFADAAFLSRMELNTTIPQAPSGSKFRSEVNIIEMPLTVAHNTVVDAWTFDGVVPGKVIRARLGQEMELLFRNHSNHPHSVHFHGTHDPQQDGWEPIAPGAERIYKITAGPIGFHPYHCHVPPLASHMSKGLYGGFIVDPPGGRPPALEFMLILAGWDLNETGRNDIYAWNGIAGYYDRFPIKVPVGKKVRLYIANMTEHDPVASFHLHSQTFDVYRTGTKLVPDEHTDVITLGQTERAIVEFTLTKRGRYMFHPHQTHMADRGAMGWIVAV, from the coding sequence ATGAATCGGAAGGATTTCCTTCGTTGGTTAGGGATAGGCGGTGCCGGACTCGCAGCGGGTACCGGGATCGCCGGAATTACCTCGGGTAAAAAAGAAGATCCACTTTGTAGGACAGGATCTTCTGTTCCTGGCCAGGTTTCTTCTGCTCCGAATCCTTCTATTCGACTGCCTGGATCTATAGGTGGGAATTCCTACGGAAGTATGATCCATCCTCCGATGTTCGCGGATGCCGCGTTCTTGTCTAGGATGGAATTAAATACGACCATTCCGCAGGCACCTTCCGGTTCTAAATTTCGTTCCGAAGTCAATATTATAGAAATGCCATTGACTGTGGCTCATAACACAGTTGTGGATGCTTGGACATTTGACGGTGTTGTTCCTGGAAAAGTGATCCGTGCGAGACTTGGCCAGGAGATGGAACTTCTTTTTAGGAATCATTCCAATCATCCTCACTCAGTACATTTTCATGGTACTCATGATCCTCAGCAGGACGGTTGGGAACCAATCGCTCCGGGTGCTGAAAGAATCTATAAGATCACTGCGGGTCCGATCGGTTTTCATCCTTATCATTGCCATGTACCTCCTTTAGCGAGTCACATGTCTAAGGGTTTGTACGGTGGATTTATAGTAGATCCTCCAGGTGGAAGACCTCCTGCACTAGAGTTTATGTTGATACTTGCGGGTTGGGATCTGAATGAAACCGGTCGCAATGATATCTATGCTTGGAATGGTATCGCAGGATATTATGATCGTTTCCCGATCAAAGTCCCTGTTGGTAAAAAAGTAAGATTGTATATAGCAAATATGACTGAACATGATCCTGTTGCTTCATTCCATCTTCATTCCCAAACATTCGATGTGTATAGGACCGGGACCAAACTTGTACCTGACGAACATACGGATGTGATCACTCTTGGACAAACGGAAAGAGCAATCGTAGAATTTACACTTACTAAAAGAGGAAGATATATGTTCCATCCTCACCAGACCCATATGGCGGATCGAGGAGCAATGGGCTGGATCGTAGCAGTATGA